In Halalkalicoccus subterraneus, the DNA window GGAGCGGAACGTCGTTTAGTTCACGAACGCTTCGAGGCGGTTCATCGCCTCCTTCAACTGGGGAAGGCCGCTCGCGTACGACACCCGGAGGTGGCCCTCGCCGGCCTCGCCGAAGACGGAGCCCGGAACGACGGCGACGCCCTGGTCTTCGAGCAGGCCCTCGGCGAACGCCTCGTCGTCGCCCGGGACTTCGGGGAAGACGTAGAAGGCGCCCTGAGCTTCGAAGCAGTCCAGTCCCATCTCCGAGAAGCGAGAGAGGACGAACCGACGGCGGCGGTTGAACGCGCCGACCATCTCCTCGACGTCGTCGTCGCAGCTCTCTAAGGCTTCGAGGGCGGCGTGCTGGGCGGTCGTCGGGGCCGAGAGCATGGAGTACTGATGGATGCGGTTCATCGCCGCGATCCCGTCGCTTGGCCCGAGCGCGTAGCCGAGGCGAAGCCCGGTCATGGCGTAGGCCTTCGAGAAGCCGTTGAAGACGATCGTGCGCTCGCGCATGCCCTCCAGTGTCGCGATCGAGGTGTGTTCTCCCTCGTAGGTCAGGTCGGCGTAGATCTCGTCGGAGAGCACTCGAATATCGTGTTCGCGGCAGAACTCCGCGACGGGTTCGAGGTGCTCCTCGCGCATGACCGCGCCCGTCGGGTTGTTCGGGTAACAGAGGATCAGCAGGTCGGCCTCGCTCGCGCCCGCCCGGTCGAGGGACTCGTAGGTCAGTCTGAACTGCTCGTCCTCGCGGGTGCGCACGGGTAGGGGTTCCCCGTCGGCCAGCAGGACACCCGGGCGGTACGAAACGTAGGAGGGGTCGACCATCGCGACCCGGTCACCCGAGTCGACCAGCGCCCGCAGCGCCACGTCGACGCCCTCACTGACGCCCGTCGTCACGAGGACCTCCTCACCGGGATCGTAGTCGAGAGCGTATCGCTCCGCACAGTGGTCCGCGATCGCCTCTCGGAGTTCGCGCATTCCGCGGTTCGCGGTATACGAGGTCTGTCCTCGCTCCAGCGAGGCGATCGCGGCGTCGCGGGCGGCCCATGGCGCCGAGAAGTCGGGCTCGCCGACGCCGAGCGAGATGACGTCCTCGCGCTCCTCGGCGAGTTCAAAGAACTTCCGGATGCCGGAGGGTGGAACCCGCCCGACGCGCTCGGAAGTCCTCACGCGTGCCACCTCGTGTGGCACGCGTGAGGAGGGAACAGCGCCGCTGCGACCGTGTTCACGAGATCCACCCCACGCGTTCAATCCCGACGGCCGACCGCGTCATGGCGAGACCGAGAGGCGGTCGTCGTCGTCGTCGCCGTTCATCTCGATGCCGCCCTCCTTGTAGGTCTCCATGACGAAGTGGGTCACCGTCTGGGTCACCTCGGGGACGGGAGCGACCTTCTCGCTGACGAACCGCGAGATCTTTCTCACAGAACTCGCCTCGACGATCATCAAAAAGTCGTAGTTCCCGCTGACGAGGTGGAGCGAGGAGACCTCGGGGAACTTCGCGAGGCGCTCGGAGACCTCGCCGTAGCCCGTCTCGCGGTCCAGCGTGACGTTGAGTTCGACGGCGGCGCGGGCGTGGCCCTCGTCGAGGTCGTCCCAGTCGACGATCGCCTGATAGCCCCGGATCGTCCCCTCGCCTTCGAGGTCGGCGATCGTGGCCTCGACCTCGCTCTCGGAGAGGCCGGTCTGGCGCGCGAGATCCGCCGTCTCGGTGCGGGCGTTCGCACAGAGGGCCTCGAGCAGTTCGCGTTTCGGCTCCATACAGGGAGAGCCGACCGCGGGGGAATAAGGCTTGCTCCCGACCCGATATTCGCCCCGGTCGGGATCGCAACGCATACCGAACCGACGCGGATAGCTCCGCCATGAACTACCTGCTGTGGGCGCTGATCGGACTGGTGGCGTACACCTTCGTCGCCCCGCTGATGAGCGTCGCCACGACCGACGTGCCGAGCGACGTCGCGGTCATCGTCTCGAACACCATGCTCGTCGTCGCCGCTGGGGCCGTGGTCGCCGTCTCGAACGAACCGGTCGTCGAGTATCTCACCCATCCCGATGCACCGTACATGTACGCCGCGGGGATCTGTCTCGCGGTGGGGATCCTCGCGTACTACCGCGCGCTCTCGATGGGGCCGGTCAGCGTCGTCGTCCCGATCTTCGGGATGTTCATCGTCACGAGCTCGCTGGTGGGGTTCGTCGCGCTCGACGAGCCGGTGACGGCTCGGAAAATGGCCGGGATCGGCTTCGCGGTACTGGCGGTCTACCTCACCGCCGAGTGATCCGAGTCAACGCTTTTGTCCTTCGCGGTCCCGAGATTCGATATGGCGCTCCAGAAATCCGACAGCGACCTCGCACGCGACGACCCGGCTCCCGAGTTCGAGCTGCCCGGCGCGGACGGCGGGACCTATTCTCCCGAGGATTTCGCGGACCGCGAGGCGCTGCTCGTGGTCTTTACCTGTAACCACTGCCCGTACGCGAAGGCGAAGATCGACCCGCTGAACGCGATCGCACGCGAGTACGACGAGGTGGCGGTCGTCGGGATCAACGCCAACGATGCCGAGGCATACGCTGAGGACTCGTTCGAACGCATGAAAGAGCTGGTCGCGGACGGTACCGTTGAGTACGACGCCTACCTGCGCGACGAGTCCCAGGAGGTCGCTCGCGCATACGGCGCGGTCTGTACGCCCGACCCGTTCCTCTTCGAACGACAGGACGGCGAGAAGTCGCGCTCCTCGGAACGGTCGAGCGGATCGGATCCGCGAGACGGCGAGTTTCGACTGGCCTACCACGGCCGGATCGACGACGCCCACGACCCCGACGCCGAGCCGACCGAACACGACCTGCGCGAGGCCATCGAGCAACTGCTGGCGGGCGAGTCGGTCACCGTCGAGGAACAGCCCTCACGAGGTTGCTCGATCAAGTGGCGAGATACGACCTGAAAGCGTGCCGGGGCAGCAGCGTTTATGCTCTCAGCGCACCATATAGTACGCTGGATCACCTGAATCGACGGCGATCGCATCGAGATCCGGTGGTCGGAGAGGAGTAACATGGTCACAATCGAGAGAGACATTTGGATGGATGCGCGGCCGGAACGGGTGTTCGAGTACATGGCGTCGCCTACAAACCACCTGAACGTGATGCCGAGCCTCCACAGGGTCGAGAACGTCGAGGAGCTACCGAGCGGCGGCCACCGAGGGGATTTCCGGTTCAAAATGGTCGGCATTCCGATCGACGGACGCTTCGAGGACGTCGAGTTCGTTCCGTATGAACGGCGCGTCTACGAGATGAGCGGCGAGATCGAAGGCAGCATGCACTACACCTTCGAGCCGGAGGACGGCGGGACGCGCGTTACCTGCGTGATGGACGTGGAGTTCCCCTCCCGAGTGCTCGATAGGGTGCTTCGTCCCGTCGTCAGGCGGTACAACGAACGTGAGGTCGAGACGATGCTCGAGACCCTCAAGACGATCACGGAGGCCGAACGAAAGACGCCTCAACCGGCGTGAACGTACGTTTTTAACCGAGAGAAGCGATCGAGGCGGAATCACACGTCCCGACCGCGCGGTTCAGTCGGCCGACTGACGAAATCGTTCCCAGGCACTGTGAAACTCCGTATCGTCCTCGGTGCGTTCGTCCCACTGTTCGAGGCCACGCTCCCGTCGAGTGCCGGGGATGGTGTTGTCCAACACGAGCGCGACCAGCCCGCCGACGGCCATCCCCGTGCCGCCGATGACGAAGACCGTATCGGCGAACAGCGGCGAGCCAAGTAGGGGAGAAACGCCGGCGGCGAGTTCGCGGAAGGCCGCCGCGCTCTCGAAGTTCGCCATGTACTGGGGGATCGCGAGGCCGACGAACAGCGAGAAGCCGACGATGAAGACGTTTCTTTGGCTGTCGAGGTCGACGTGTTTCAGCGTGCTGATCCCGACGGCGACGATCTGGCCGAACATCGCGAGAAAGAGGCCGCCGACGATGGGGTCGGGAATGGTCGCGACGAGTTGGCCGAAATATCCCACGAACCCGACCACGAGCATGATCGCCGCACCGACCTGCACAACGTAGCGGGAGGCGACCCCGGTGAGGCCGATCGCGCCGATGTTCTCCGAATAGGATGTCGAGCCGCCGGTGCCCATGACGCCCGAAAAGACGTTCATCAACCCTTCCATGCCGATCCCGTGGTTGATCCGCTTCTCGCTCGGCGCGCCCGTGCCGGTCAGGCGCGCCACCGCGTGATAGTCGCCGAAACTCTCGATGACGGAGGCGAGCACGCCCGCGATCATCCCGATCACGAGCGCGAATTCGACTCTGGGGATCCCCCACTGGAAGGGGTAGATCGGCATCAGGGCAGGGGCCGACGCGACTTGGCCCAGCGCGACGTAACCCGCCGAATCAGGGGAGTACACGCCCGTAATCGAGAGGACTGTGGCGAGCACCCAGACGATCGCGACTCCGAGGATCACCGGGAAGAGCTGGAACGCGCGGCTTTTCGTTTTCAGGTACTGCGAGAACAGTACGATCAACCCGACCGTGAGTCCCAAGAGGAGCCAGTCCTGGTTCGCGGCGGTGATCTGGTCGGCGTCGAACAGCGCCAGCCCGATCAGCGCGATCGTAGGGGCGATCACCACGGGGGAGAGGAACCTGCGAAGGCGGCCGATCAGGCCGAGGTAGCCGATGGCGATCTGAACGAACGCCGCGACGATGATCGCCCCCTGCAGGTAGCGCAGGTCGGTCTGCCAGCTCGGCTCGCCTGGGATGGTCCCCACGACGGCGATGATCGCCAAGGCGGGCGCGAGCATCGAGAAGGGCGCGCCCTGTACGATGGGATAGCGGTTTCCCAGCGTGGTCTGTGCGAGCGTTGCGACCCCCGACACGACGAAGAAGGTGCCGACGAACCGCGCGGTGACGTCGGCGGGCATTCCCATCGCGCCCGCGAGGATCAGCGGAACGGCGATGTTCGCCCCGACCATCGTGAGATAGTGTTGCAGACCCAGAAGGATCGATTCGAAAAGGGGTGGTCTGTCCTCGATACCGTACTCGACGAAACTGGCCTGGTCCTCACCCATTGTCCAAACTGCCTGTGGTTCGCAGTTGGGCGCTCAAATGCCTGCTGATTCGCCCGCCGACGAACCACGGCCAACACTTACAACACCGGACCGCAAAGGGGACGACATGACCAAAGTCGAGCTCGAGGAGGAGACGATCGACCGTCTGGATGCCCTTCGCCAGGAGGAGGAGTCCTACGAGGAACTCATCAACGAGCTCATCAACATCTACGAGGCCGGCGAGATGAGCCTCCACCACGCGGGCGACGAGTTCTAACTGGCCGCCTCGCGGGTCGACTGCCACTTGCCCTGGTCTTCGAGGCGTTCCTGTAACCGGTCGGCGTACTCGGCGACCAGCTCTTCGGCCGCCTGCAGGTCCTCGTCGTTCCCGCCGTCGCCGCCCAGCCCGAGCGCGCCTTTGATCGAGGCGAGGACGCCCCCCGATGGTTCCGATGTCGAGCTGCCGCCCGCCCCGCCGGCGGCCCGGACCTGCGCGTCGATCTTCTCGAGTTCGGGCATGATTTGGGGGAGTTTCTCGGTGTTCGCGACTAGTCGTGCGCGTTCGGAATCCTCGGGATCGCGGATCTCGAACCCGGTGGCGGTCATGATCAGGCCCCACTGCTGGCTCGAAAAGCGCGACTCGTTGACTCGCTCGGTGAACTCGCGGTCGACGGCCATCCGGTCGCCGACGATCCGGTCCATCCACGGCTGTTCGCTCATGCCCGTCGTTCGGAGAGCGGCGGTATCAGGGTTTCCCACGGCAGCCACTCGACCGGGGCGCGGCGGGTGAAAACGGCGAGGCTCGTCCGCTCGCTCGAAAACGTCGTCGGGAAGAGTACCGGGGTCGATCTAGAACGCGCCGCCTTCGACGCTGATGTCGGCGTGGAGTTCCTCGCGCAGCGCGGCGTGGACGTGACAGATCCCCTCCGCACGGTCGACGACCTCTTCGAGCTCCGAGTCGTCGAGGTCCTCCTCGACGTAGATGTCGAATCGGATGGCCGAGAGGTCGTCGTCGTCGTCCACATCTGCCTCGGCGTCGATCTGGAGCTTGCCGAGATCGTCGTGATCGCGCTGCTGGCCGCCAACGCGGAACGCCGGCAGGAAACACGACGCGTAGTCCGCGACGAGGACGGCGTTGGGGTTCGGCCCCTCCTCGTCGGTGGCGTCGATCGTGAGTTCGAAGTCGCCGACCTGGCTGTTGGTTACGAAGCCCTGCTCGCTGACGCTGGTGGTTTCGATGTCGGTCATTGCGTTCGGATGATTCGGCCCAACGGTCCTAAAGGTGGTGTTAGCAGGCGAAGGGGACCGATACCGATGCGGTGAGGTCCGCGTCGCGTTCGGTCGGTTCGGTCGCCGTCTGCCTACGGCGAGAGGTCGAACGTCTCGTCGCCTTCGAGGATGTGGGCCTCGGCGTCGCTGCCCGTGGCCTTCACCTCGCGGACGAAGTCGTCGGTGTCGATCTCGATGGGCGGGAACGTATCGTAGTGCATCGGGAAGGCATGATCGACGTCGAGCCAGTCGGCGGCGATCGCGGCCTGCCACGGACCCATCGTGAAGTGATCGCCCGCCGGAAGCGCGGCGGCGTCGGGCTCGAGATACGGGCCGATCACCTCGCGCATCTCGGTCATCAGGCCGGTGTCGCCGGCGTGGTAGAACGTCGTCGACTTCTCGTCTTCGACCTGTGTCGGCTTGGTGTCGCTGATGACGTAGCCCGCAGGCATCCCCGCCGAGTACTCGTAGTCGGTGTCGATGCCGTTGGTGTGGTCCGCACGACACATCGTCACGTAGGCGTCACCGCACTCGACGGTGCCTCCGAGGTTCATTCCCATCCCGCCGACGGTCTCCTCGAAGCCGAGTTCCTCCTGAGCGTAGGTCGCGAGTTCCGGGTTCGCCACGAGCGTCGCCTCCGAGAACTCGCCGGCGTGACCGATGTGATCGGCGTGAGCGTGGGTCAGCAGGACGTAATCGGGCGTTTCGATGTCGCTCGGCTCCAGATCCGTCTTCGGGTTGTCGAAGAAGGGGTCGATCAGCAGGTCGGTGTCGCCGACGGTGACGTGCCATGTCGAGTGTCCGTGCCAGGTGAGTTCCATACGAGTCGACGAACGACCGACGGACCCATAAAAGGTGCCGCCCGCGATAGTCGAAACTGCCGCCGAACGAAGCCTTTTGCTCCCCCGGTCTGAGGACCACCCATGCACCGCGTTCGATTTCGCGACCCCGCCGGTTCGATCCGACAGGGCGAGTGGAGCGACGGAGAGGTCAGCTTCGGCGGCGAGACGTACGCCACCGAGGAAATCGACGTCCTCGCGCCCTGCGAGCCGACCAAGATCGTCTGTATCGGCCGGAACTACGCCGCCCACGCCGCGGAGCGCGACGAGGACGTTCCCGATCGGCCCCTGCTCTTTCTCAAACCGCCCAACGCCGTCGCGGGCCATGACGACACTGTGACCCTACCCGAGGGCCGCTACGTCGAACACGAGGCCGAACTCGGGGTCGTCATCGGCGAGCAGTGTCGCAACGTGAGCGAGGACGATGCCGAGGACGTGATCGCGGGCTACACCTGCTTCGACGACCTCTCGAACCGGGACGACCAGGACGAGGAACAGAACTGGATCCGGGGGAAGGCCTTCGACAACGCCGCGCCGATGGGTCCGGTTCTCGCAACGCCCGAGGAGGTCCCCGACGACGCGCGGATCCAGTTGCGCGTCGACGGCGAGACGCGCCAGGATTCGACCCTTGAGCACCTCATATTCTCGGTTCCCGAGTTGATCGCCGAGATCACCCACTACATGACCCTCGAACCCGGCGACGTGATCGCGACGGGTACTCCTGAGGGTGTCGGGCCGGTCGAGGACGGCGAGACGGTCGAAGTCGAGATCGAAGGGATCGGAACGCTCGAACACGAGATACGCCAGTAATCGCGAGACGGCGCTACGGTAAACCTCGGAGGGTCCGATCGCTGGCTATTTATCACATCGAGCGATCCGAGTGTATATGCAACGACGCAGCTTTCTCGCGCTGGGAGTCACGAGCGTCTCGCTGCTCGCCGGCTGTACCGACGTTGGCGGCATTAACGGTGGAGACGACGGAGAGAGCGGGGCGAACGGGAACGATACCGACTCGGACGACCACGGGCACGAACACGACGGCGAAAATCACAGCCACGGCGACGATGGGAACCATAGCCACGACGGTGAGGAAAACCACAGTCACGACGGCGAGGAGAACCACAGTCACGATCTCTGATCGGCTCCCGTCCCGAACCGAAGACTGAACGGTTTTTTACCACTCGGATCCCCACGTCGGCACAATGACCGACGCGTATGACTACGAGGAGCTTGGGCTCGTCGCCGGTCTCGAGATCCACCAGCAGCTCGACACGGCGACGAAGCTCTTCTGTTCCTGTCCGACCGAACGGCGCGACCCCGATGAATCGACCCACCGGTTCTCGCGGTATCTCCACCCGACCAAAAGCGAGCTCGGCGAGATCGACGAGGCGGCCTTGGAGGAGAGCCGGGTCGACCGCGAGTTCGAGTACCTCGCGTACGATACGACCTGTCTGGTCGAGGCCGATGACGAGCCACCGCATCGAATCGACGGCGAGGCGCTCGACGTCGCACTGGAGATCGTACGGCTGCTCGACGCCGAGCCGGTCGATCAGGCCCACGTCATGCGAAAGCTCGTCGTCGACGGCTCGAACACCTCGGGCTTCCAGCGCTCGTCGCTGATCGCTACCGACGGCGAAATCGAGACGAGCGAGGGACCAGTAGGAATCGAGGACCTCCTCCTGGAGGAGGAAAGCGCCCAGCGCATCGGAGGGACTGAGTCGGGCGTTCGCTGGAGCCTCGACAGACTAGGGATTCCGCTGGTGGAGATCGGCACCAGCCCCGACATCTCCTCGCCCGAGCAGGCCCTGGAGGCCGCAGAGCGCATCGGCATGCTGCTTCGCTCGACGGGCACCGTCAAACGGGGGCTCGGCACGATCCGCCAGGACGTCAACGTCTCGATCGCGGAGGGCGCCCGCGTCGAGATGAAGGGCGTCCAGAGCTTGGAGGACATCGCCGACCTCGTGCGCGGCGAGGTCGGTCGACAGGTCGAGCTGCTGGCGGTCGCCGAAGAGCTCACCGACCGGGAGGCGAGCGTCGGCGACCCCGTAGCGGTGAGCGAACTCTTCGCCGACACCGACAGCGGGGTCATCGCCGGCGCCCTCTCGGACGACGGCTCGGTGATGGCCGTTCCGCTGTACGGCTTCGACGGGCTGGTTGGCCGGGAACTCCAACCCGACCGTCGTCTGGGCACCGAGCTCTCCGATCACGCGAAACGCCACGGCGCGGGCGGGATCTTCCACACCGACGAGCTACCGGCCTACGGCGTTACTGATGACGAGGTCGAGGCGCTGCGCGAGGCCGTCGACGCCGGGCCCGACGACGCCGTCGCCATCGTCGCCGACGACACCCAGACCGCCGAATCCGCGATCGACGCAGTTGCCGCCCGTGCCGAGACCGCGATCGAGGGGGTTCCCGAAGAGACCCGCGGCGCGGACGAGGACGGGACCTCACGCTACCTCCGCCCACTGCCGGGCGCGGCGCGGATGTACCCCGAGACGGACGTTCCGCCCGTCGAACCGGACCCGAGCGAGGTCGAGACGCCGGAGCTCCTCACTGAAAAAGTCGAGCGCTACCAGTCCGAGCATGGTCTCGACGCCGGGCTCGCAGAACAGGTCGCCTACGGCCGGCGAATGCCGCTGTTCGAGCACGTCGTGAGCGACGGGGTCGATCCCACGCTCGCCGCGGGCACGCTCGAATCGACCCTCACCGAACTGCGTCGCGACGACCTGCCCGTCGAGAACCTGAGCGACGACCAACTCGCCGGGGCGCTCGCGCTCGCGCGCGACGGTGACCTCCCGAAGGGGAGCGTCGGCGACCTGCTCGCGGCGGTCGCCCGGTCCCCGGAACTCACCGCCGAGGAGACCCTCGAACGCGAGGACCTGGGTGGGGCCTCCGAGGACGAGGTCCAGGAGGCGGTCCGCGAGGTGGTCGAACGTAATTCCGAACAGGTCGAGGCGGAGGGGATGGCCGCGTTCTCGGGACTGATGGGCGAGGCGATGGGCGCCTTGGGTGGGAAAGCCGACGGCGAGGCCGTCAGCGCCGCACTGAGAGCGGAGATCCAGCGGCGAACGTGATCCACCGTCCCGACGTCCGTGGTGATCGCCCGTCGTGTCGATCGCACCGGTTGCGCCGAGCGGGGCGCGGACGATGAGCGACGGGGACGGGCCGACGCCGCCCTCGGAACGGATCGTCGGCCTCGACGCGCTGCGCGGGTTCGCGCTGCTTGGGATCCTCGTGATCAACGTCCGGGTGTTCTCGATGCCCGAGGCCACCCTGAGCAATCCGACGGTCTACGGCGATCTGACGGGGGCGAACTACTGGGTCTGGTTCGCGGGTCACGTCCTCGCGGAGGGGAAGTTCATCGCGCTGTTTACCCTCCTGTTCGGCGGCGGGATCGTGCTGTTCACCCGCAGCGCCGAGCGACGGGGACAGTCGCCCCTTCGGCTCCACCGGCGGCGCTCGGCGTGGCTCGTCGGGTTCGGCCTCGCCCATGCCTATCTGCTGTGGTACGGCGACATCCTCGTCGCCTACGGCCTCTGTGGACTCGTCGCCGTCGGCTTCCGGGATCGCCCGCCCCGGGCGCTCGCCTCGTTCGGGCTCGCCCTGTTCGCGCTCCCTTCGGCCGTCGAGGTGCTGTCGGCGCTGAGCGTCGATCCGGCCGCGATCGCGGGTAGCTGGCATCCCTCGGTGGCCGCGCTTCAAGGGGAGATCGCGGCCTACCGAGGGGGCTGGCTCGAACAGATGCGCCACCGGGTACCGACGGCGTTCGAGCGCCAAACCACGGGTTTTCTCGGCTACAGCGCCTGGCGGATCGGCGGCTCGATGCTGCTTGGAATGGCGCTGTTCAAGTGGGGCGTGCTGACCAACGAGCGCTCGTCGCGGTTCTACCGCCGGTTAGTCGTCGTCGGAGCGGCGAGCGGGCTGGCGGCGATCCTCACGGGTGTCTGGTACATCAAGGCCAACGACTGGAGCGCCGGGGCGGCGCTGTTCTGGCGGCAGTTCAACTACTGGGGAAGCCTCCCGCTGGCCGGCGCGTACGTCGGGCTGGTCATGCTGTACTGCCGGTGGCGCCCCGAAGGGATCGCGACGCGGGCGCTCGCGGCCGTCGGCCGGACCGCCTTCAGCAACTACGTTCTCCAGACGGTGCTCGCCACGTCGGTCTTCTACGGCCACGGGCTGGGTCTGTTCGGGGCGGTGAGCCGCGTCGAGGCGATCGGGGTCGTCGTCGCCATCTGGGCGGTGCAGATCCCGCTGTCGGTCCTCTGGCTGCGGTACTTCCGGTTTGGCCCGCTGGAGTGGCTCTGGCGAACCCTCACGTACGGGGAGCGCCAGCCGATCCGACACGACCGGACCGACGGATAGAGTGGGATCCCGATCCTATCGCTCCCGAGTCGCGCGCTCGACCGCCCGCAACACGCCGTGCAGCGTCGTGATCTCCCGATCGGTCGGATGGGCCCGCCCCACGAGCCGGCGCACCAGTCGCATCGTCTTCGGACGCTTGCCCTCGGGATAGCCGACCGCTCGTAGGGTCTCGTCGAACCGGTCGTAAAAGCGCTCGATCTCGGGTTCGGCAGCGCGCTCGTGTTCGACGTCCGGCAGCTGAGACTCACCCAGTGCCAGCCCCCGCAGTTCGTAGAGCGCGACCGTCGCGGCCTGCCCCAGATTGAGCACGGGGTAGTCGGCGCTCGCGGGGATCGTACAGATCTGGTCCAGTCGGGCGAGTTCCTCGTTGGTCAGGCCGATGCGCTCGCGTCCGAAGACGAGTGCCACGTCTGCCTCGACACCCGAGAGGTCCTCTGCGAGTTCGGCGGGCGTGCGAAACGGGAACCGGACGTGTTTGCGGGCGTCCTCGTTGGTCGTTGCGGTAAAGCCCACCGTATGAAAGCCCTCGACCACTTCGTCGAAGGTCACCGCCTCGGCGTTCGGCAGTATGTCTTCTCGTGCCTGCCCAGCGAAGCCGTAGGCCTCTCCATCCCTATCGAGTTCGGGTGGATCGACGAGTTTCAGGTCCGAAAACCCGAAGTTCTTCATCGCGCGGGCGATGGTACCGACGTTGCCGGGTGTTTTGGCCCCGACGACCACCACCGATATCACGAGGAGGGGTACTCCTGAGAGATGTCGAACTCCCGGAGGTCGATCTTCTTGCCGTCCTCCGGGTCCGGGACCTGCATCGCCTCGAAATCCACCTCGCTGGGCTCGGGGACGTCTCCCGGGTCGGTCTCGACGTGTTCGATTCCCCCGTAGTTGCCCGGCGCGCGCCCGCCGTCGGCGAACCACTCGTGGAAGGCGTCCTTGAGTCCGTCCTCACCCATGTACTCGCGCCCGCCCTCGTCGCGAAACCAGTAGAGGAAATCGGCTTCGTGCTCCTCGCAGAGCACCACCTCCGATCGGGGCTCGCCGTAGACCGCCTCGGCGACGTTACACTCCGCGATGTTCGCGTCGCCATGGATCAGCCAGCAGGCCTGACACGGCGAGGTCACGAGCGCTTCGAGCCGTTCGAGGCGCAGACGGGTGTCCTCGGGGATTTCCTCAAGGGGCTTGAACTCCCCCTCGTCGTCGAAGACCTCCTCTTCCTCGAACCGCCAGCCGCGAAGCCCGATACTTACCTTTCCCATGTCGGTGCTAACGGCGTGGCCGGTAAAAACCGCGTGGATCACCCGTCTCGAACCGGACCGCCTATCCGAACCCCTATCCTACCCCCGTCCATGCAGACCGTCGACGCGGCCGGACTGGGGATCGGCGACGGCCATCCCCCACGGATCATGGGTGTGCTCAACGTCAGCGAGGAGTCGCCCTACGATCCGAGCGTCTTCGCCGATCCCGGCGCCGCCGCCGAGTACGTCGACCGCGAACTGATCGACGAGGGCGCGGACATCGTCGACGTCGGCCTCGAATCGGCGAACAAGCGTCTCGACGTGCTTTCCGCAGAGGAGGAACTGGACAGGCTCGATACCGCCATCGAAACCATCGAGTCGGTCTCGGGGGAGGCGGTCTTCTCGATCGAGACACGCTACTCGGAGGTGGCCGAGGAAGCGCTCTCGCGGGGGTTCGACATGGTCAACGACGTCTGTGGGTTCGCCGACCCCGCGATGCCGGGGGTCTGCACCGAGCACGACGCCGCGGTCGTCAAGATGGCCTCGCCGCCGGATCTCGAACGCCCCGGTGCCGTCGAATCGGTCGAGGAGATCTACGAAGCCCTGTCGATGAACGGCGTGACGGAAAAGACGATCCTCGACCCTGCGTTCGGGGGATGGTCGGAGGAAAAGACGCTCGCGGACGACCGCGAGACGCTCCGTCGGCTCCGGGAGTTTCGCGCCTACGACCGGCCCGTGCTGGTCTCGATCAACCGGAAGAACTTCCTCCGAGAAGTCGCCGGACGGAGCACCGAGGCGGCCCTACCCGTTTCGCTCGCGGCGACCGCACTGGCCGTCGAGCGCGGAGCACACGTCCTCAGAACACACGACGTGAGCGAGACCCGCGACGCCGCGCTGATCGGTCGGGAGTTCACCCGCGAACGTGTCCACGAACCGAGGATCGAGGAACTCGACGTGACGACCCG includes these proteins:
- a CDS encoding Lrp/AsnC family transcriptional regulator translates to MEPKRELLEALCANARTETADLARQTGLSESEVEATIADLEGEGTIRGYQAIVDWDDLDEGHARAAVELNVTLDRETGYGEVSERLAKFPEVSSLHLVSGNYDFLMIVEASSVRKISRFVSEKVAPVPEVTQTVTHFVMETYKEGGIEMNGDDDDDRLSVSP
- a CDS encoding thioredoxin family protein produces the protein MALQKSDSDLARDDPAPEFELPGADGGTYSPEDFADREALLVVFTCNHCPYAKAKIDPLNAIAREYDEVAVVGINANDAEAYAEDSFERMKELVADGTVEYDAYLRDESQEVARAYGAVCTPDPFLFERQDGEKSRSSERSSGSDPRDGEFRLAYHGRIDDAHDPDAEPTEHDLREAIEQLLAGESVTVEEQPSRGCSIKWRDTT
- a CDS encoding uracil-xanthine permease family protein; translated protein: MGEDQASFVEYGIEDRPPLFESILLGLQHYLTMVGANIAVPLILAGAMGMPADVTARFVGTFFVVSGVATLAQTTLGNRYPIVQGAPFSMLAPALAIIAVVGTIPGEPSWQTDLRYLQGAIIVAAFVQIAIGYLGLIGRLRRFLSPVVIAPTIALIGLALFDADQITAANQDWLLLGLTVGLIVLFSQYLKTKSRAFQLFPVILGVAIVWVLATVLSITGVYSPDSAGYVALGQVASAPALMPIYPFQWGIPRVEFALVIGMIAGVLASVIESFGDYHAVARLTGTGAPSEKRINHGIGMEGLMNVFSGVMGTGGSTSYSENIGAIGLTGVASRYVVQVGAAIMLVVGFVGYFGQLVATIPDPIVGGLFLAMFGQIVAVGISTLKHVDLDSQRNVFIVGFSLFVGLAIPQYMANFESAAAFRELAAGVSPLLGSPLFADTVFVIGGTGMAVGGLVALVLDNTIPGTRRERGLEQWDERTEDDTEFHSAWERFRQSAD
- a CDS encoding DUF7557 family protein, translating into MTKVELEEETIDRLDALRQEEESYEELINELINIYEAGEMSLHHAGDEF
- a CDS encoding OsmC family protein; its protein translation is MTDIETTSVSEQGFVTNSQVGDFELTIDATDEEGPNPNAVLVADYASCFLPAFRVGGQQRDHDDLGKLQIDAEADVDDDDDLSAIRFDIYVEEDLDDSELEEVVDRAEGICHVHAALREELHADISVEGGAF
- a CDS encoding DUF5799 family protein — encoded protein: MSEQPWMDRIVGDRMAVDREFTERVNESRFSSQQWGLIMTATGFEIRDPEDSERARLVANTEKLPQIMPELEKIDAQVRAAGGAGGSSTSEPSGGVLASIKGALGLGGDGGNDEDLQAAEELVAEYADRLQERLEDQGKWQSTREAAS
- a CDS encoding pyridoxal phosphate-dependent aminotransferase, producing MARVRTSERVGRVPPSGIRKFFELAEEREDVISLGVGEPDFSAPWAARDAAIASLERGQTSYTANRGMRELREAIADHCAERYALDYDPGEEVLVTTGVSEGVDVALRALVDSGDRVAMVDPSYVSYRPGVLLADGEPLPVRTREDEQFRLTYESLDRAGASEADLLILCYPNNPTGAVMREEHLEPVAEFCREHDIRVLSDEIYADLTYEGEHTSIATLEGMRERTIVFNGFSKAYAMTGLRLGYALGPSDGIAAMNRIHQYSMLSAPTTAQHAALEALESCDDDVEEMVGAFNRRRRFVLSRFSEMGLDCFEAQGAFYVFPEVPGDDEAFAEGLLEDQGVAVVPGSVFGEAGEGHLRVSYASGLPQLKEAMNRLEAFVN
- a CDS encoding SRPBCC family protein; its protein translation is MVTIERDIWMDARPERVFEYMASPTNHLNVMPSLHRVENVEELPSGGHRGDFRFKMVGIPIDGRFEDVEFVPYERRVYEMSGEIEGSMHYTFEPEDGGTRVTCVMDVEFPSRVLDRVLRPVVRRYNEREVETMLETLKTITEAERKTPQPA
- a CDS encoding EamA family transporter, yielding MNYLLWALIGLVAYTFVAPLMSVATTDVPSDVAVIVSNTMLVVAAGAVVAVSNEPVVEYLTHPDAPYMYAAGICLAVGILAYYRALSMGPVSVVVPIFGMFIVTSSLVGFVALDEPVTARKMAGIGFAVLAVYLTAE